The proteins below are encoded in one region of Mauremys reevesii isolate NIE-2019 linkage group 15, ASM1616193v1, whole genome shotgun sequence:
- the LOC120382844 gene encoding C-type lectin domain family 2 member D-like isoform X2 gives MDPAGMKLWPEIYPDVPGNPESGAEPDNGCSCKLRKRAACTVAVIIVLVILIAAVVALTVLVLKAQPQFMAWCSDGWIGYQGKCYYFSEAEENWNRSQRHCSVLGASLAVIDSDQDLTFMMRYKGISEHWIGLWREQEGQPWKWVNGSEFNSLFPIRGGGDCAYLNDGSVSASRCITERNWICSKPDAYTDQKSAMQGSQKLKSF, from the exons ATGGATCCTGCTGGGATGAAACTGTGGCCGGAGATTTATCCTGATGTCCCTGGAAACCCTGAGAGCGGAGCGGAGCCAG ataATGGCTGTAGCTGCAAGCTCAGGAAACGTGCTGCATGTACAGTCGCAGTCATCATTGTACTTGTCATTCTGATTGCTGCTGTTGTTGCTCTGACAG TGCTGGTACTTAAAGCGCAGCCCCAGTTCATGGCCTGGTGCTCAGACGGCTGGATCGGATACCAAGGGAAATGCTACTATTTCTCCGAGGCGGAAGAGAACTGGAACCGCAGCCAGAGACACTGCTCTGTGCTCGGTGCTTCCCTGGCTGTGATTGACAGTGACCAAGACCTG ACTTTCATGATGCGATACAAAGGCATCTCGGAGCACTGGATCGGCCTCTGGAGAGAGCAGGAGGGGCAGCCCTGGAAATGGGTGAATGGGTCTGAATTCAACAGCTT GTTTCCAATAAGAGGAGGAGGGGACTGCGCGTACCTGAATGACGGGAGCGTCAGTGCTTCAAGGTGCATCACCGAGAGAAACTGGATCTGCAGCAAACCTGACGCGTATACGGACCAGAAAAGTGCAATGCAGGGGAGTCAGAAGCTGAAAAGCTTTTGA
- the LOC120382844 gene encoding C-type lectin domain family 2 member D-like isoform X1 codes for MSCDPQGRHSCPRPAGALASSLARGSIFIASRRRKCPRVDVGAGGCSAVRGPGHLGKAGKTAVKAAKGNCSWERPWLETEAAACTDNGCSCKLRKRAACTVAVIIVLVILIAAVVALTVLVLKAQPQFMAWCSDGWIGYQGKCYYFSEAEENWNRSQRHCSVLGASLAVIDSDQDLTFMMRYKGISEHWIGLWREQEGQPWKWVNGSEFNSLFPIRGGGDCAYLNDGSVSASRCITERNWICSKPDAYTDQKSAMQGSQKLKSF; via the exons ATGTCATGCGATCCGCAGGGGAGACACTCATGCCCACGCCCTGCAGGAGCGTTGGCGTCGTCACTCGCGCGTGGCTCAATATTTATAGCATCCCGGAGGCGTAAGTGTCCCCGTGTGGATGTTGGTGCAGGAGGCTGTAGCGCAGTCCGAGGGCCGGGACACTTGGGGAAAGCAGGGAAGACAGCTGTGAAGGCAGCGAAGGGGAACTGCTCCTGGGAGCGTccctggctggagacagaggctgCGGCTTGCACAG ataATGGCTGTAGCTGCAAGCTCAGGAAACGTGCTGCATGTACAGTCGCAGTCATCATTGTACTTGTCATTCTGATTGCTGCTGTTGTTGCTCTGACAG TGCTGGTACTTAAAGCGCAGCCCCAGTTCATGGCCTGGTGCTCAGACGGCTGGATCGGATACCAAGGGAAATGCTACTATTTCTCCGAGGCGGAAGAGAACTGGAACCGCAGCCAGAGACACTGCTCTGTGCTCGGTGCTTCCCTGGCTGTGATTGACAGTGACCAAGACCTG ACTTTCATGATGCGATACAAAGGCATCTCGGAGCACTGGATCGGCCTCTGGAGAGAGCAGGAGGGGCAGCCCTGGAAATGGGTGAATGGGTCTGAATTCAACAGCTT GTTTCCAATAAGAGGAGGAGGGGACTGCGCGTACCTGAATGACGGGAGCGTCAGTGCTTCAAGGTGCATCACCGAGAGAAACTGGATCTGCAGCAAACCTGACGCGTATACGGACCAGAAAAGTGCAATGCAGGGGAGTCAGAAGCTGAAAAGCTTTTGA